Proteins encoded by one window of Halosolutus amylolyticus:
- a CDS encoding cysteine hydrolase family protein — MHLEPDSTAVVVVDMQNGFCHPDGSLYAPGSEAVIEPIGDLVDRAREAGVRIVFTRDVHPPDQFEDAHYYDEFDRWGEHVVEGSWEAEIVEELPVEAADHVVEKHTYDAFQKTEFEGWLNARGIKDLVFVGTLANVCVLHSAGSAGLRDFRPLLVEDCIGAIEDEHQEYALEHADFLFGEVVESDDLTFGSEAA; from the coding sequence ATGCACCTCGAACCAGACAGCACTGCGGTCGTCGTGGTCGACATGCAAAACGGGTTCTGTCACCCCGACGGCTCGCTGTACGCACCGGGGAGCGAGGCGGTCATCGAACCGATCGGGGACCTCGTCGACCGGGCCCGCGAGGCGGGCGTCCGGATCGTCTTCACGCGGGACGTCCACCCGCCCGACCAGTTCGAGGACGCCCACTACTACGACGAGTTCGATCGCTGGGGCGAGCACGTCGTCGAAGGCTCCTGGGAGGCGGAGATCGTCGAGGAACTCCCCGTCGAGGCGGCCGACCACGTCGTCGAGAAACACACCTACGACGCCTTCCAGAAGACGGAGTTCGAGGGGTGGCTGAACGCCCGCGGGATCAAAGACCTCGTCTTCGTCGGGACCCTCGCGAACGTCTGCGTCCTCCACAGCGCCGGCAGCGCGGGACTGCGGGACTTCCGGCCGCTGCTCGTCGAGGACTGCATCGGCGCGATCGAGGACGAGCATCAGGAGTACGCGCTCGAACACGCCGACTTCCTCTTCGGCGAGGTCGTCGAGAGCGACGACCTGACGTTCGGGAGCGAGGCGGCGTGA
- a CDS encoding Hvo_1808 family surface protein — MRSTRVPLLVALVVLSLCAVPLSAAGGGGAPSATAGGIEGATSPAAVAAGDHAASAGATGTLDRAASTPAIQDRDDDHSTGDTIGYVEGYWYDDELPVDDREDATVDDDELDAVVYRAMARVEVIRERTFEDDVDVEVRSRSAYQAEQDDLFTDLGPAERLQENVNYEALFMIDGETNAVDEAETLYGGAVEGYYEPQSDRIVVVSNTPDEPELNEVVLGHELVHALQDQHFDLTNYDRESLDGSNAENGLIEGDAVAVERAYDQRCGAEWECVLPADGPTELPDDVNWGLYFTIYQPYADGPDYVAHLREQGGWDAVDDAYDDPPASTSEVIHPGEDREPVETDVADRSSEDWEQLEIDGEPATETVGEAGMAAMFADGAIDRDRPSVVSRDEFLGMGLSGGEDLRYDQPYTDGWAGDELVTYVPADADTNGSDDPIAAADDAGYVWQTEWVSEGEAQAFVDGYLQLLEINGASAVADRQDTYEIADGFAGAYYAEQDGETVTIVHAPSIDALDEVEQGAAPEGDDRLEVDEGGDDGADETGSWSDEIPGFGLSIAVLSLVLGTLAVRNGRRR; from the coding sequence ATGAGATCGACACGTGTCCCGCTGCTCGTCGCGCTGGTCGTGTTGTCACTGTGTGCCGTCCCGCTGTCGGCTGCCGGGGGTGGCGGCGCACCGTCGGCGACGGCTGGCGGTATCGAGGGTGCGACGTCGCCCGCAGCCGTCGCCGCCGGCGACCACGCCGCGAGTGCTGGCGCGACCGGAACGCTCGATCGGGCCGCGTCGACGCCGGCGATTCAGGACCGGGACGACGATCACTCGACCGGGGACACGATCGGCTACGTCGAGGGCTACTGGTACGACGACGAGTTGCCCGTCGACGACCGCGAGGACGCCACCGTCGATGACGACGAACTCGACGCGGTCGTCTACCGGGCGATGGCTCGCGTCGAGGTGATCCGGGAGCGGACGTTCGAGGACGACGTCGACGTCGAGGTCCGCTCCCGATCGGCGTACCAGGCCGAACAGGACGACCTCTTCACCGACCTCGGGCCGGCGGAACGCCTCCAGGAGAACGTCAACTACGAGGCGCTGTTCATGATCGACGGCGAGACGAACGCGGTCGACGAGGCGGAGACGCTGTACGGCGGTGCGGTCGAGGGCTACTACGAACCGCAGTCGGATCGGATCGTCGTCGTCTCGAACACCCCCGACGAACCCGAACTGAACGAGGTGGTGCTCGGCCACGAACTGGTCCACGCCCTGCAGGACCAGCACTTCGACCTGACGAACTACGATCGGGAGTCGCTCGACGGGAGCAACGCCGAGAACGGCCTCATCGAGGGCGACGCCGTCGCGGTCGAGCGGGCGTACGACCAGCGCTGTGGCGCCGAGTGGGAGTGTGTCCTCCCCGCCGACGGGCCGACCGAACTCCCCGACGACGTCAACTGGGGCCTCTACTTCACGATCTACCAGCCCTACGCCGACGGGCCCGACTACGTCGCCCACCTGCGCGAGCAGGGCGGCTGGGACGCCGTCGACGACGCCTACGACGATCCGCCGGCCAGCACGTCCGAGGTGATCCACCCCGGCGAGGACCGCGAGCCAGTCGAGACCGACGTCGCGGACCGATCGAGCGAGGACTGGGAACAGCTCGAGATCGACGGCGAACCGGCGACCGAGACCGTCGGCGAGGCCGGGATGGCCGCGATGTTCGCCGACGGGGCGATCGACCGGGACCGGCCGTCGGTGGTCTCCAGGGACGAGTTCCTCGGGATGGGGCTGTCCGGGGGCGAGGACCTTCGCTACGACCAGCCCTACACCGACGGCTGGGCCGGCGACGAACTGGTGACGTACGTCCCGGCCGACGCAGATACCAACGGGAGCGACGACCCGATCGCCGCGGCCGACGACGCCGGCTACGTCTGGCAGACCGAGTGGGTGTCCGAAGGGGAGGCACAGGCGTTCGTCGACGGCTACCTGCAACTGCTCGAGATCAACGGCGCGAGCGCGGTCGCCGACCGCCAGGACACCTACGAGATCGCGGACGGGTTCGCCGGCGCCTACTACGCCGAGCAGGACGGCGAGACGGTGACGATCGTCCACGCGCCGTCGATCGACGCGCTCGACGAGGTGGAGCAGGGTGCCGCACCCGAGGGCGACGATCGGCTCGAGGTCGACGAGGGAGGCGACGACGGGGCCGACGAGACTGGCTCCTGGAGCGACGAGATTCCCGGGTTCGGCCTTTCGATCGCCGTGCTCTCGCTGGTGCTCGGTACCCTCGCGGTCCGGAACGGCCGACGCCGGTAA